In the Paramisgurnus dabryanus chromosome 5, PD_genome_1.1, whole genome shotgun sequence genome, one interval contains:
- the tppp2 gene encoding tubulin polymerization-promoting protein family member 2 produces the protein MAEGAGEVSLGEIETSFRKFAVHGDTKATGKEMNGKNFVKLCKDCKVIDGKNVTSTDVDIVFSKVKAKSARVITFEQFTQAMSELAPKRFKGKSQEEAVQSLYGLIAGKEPANIGVTKAAKAAAVDRLTDSSKYTGSHKERFDASGKGKGREGREDIPDTSGYVSAFKGQGTYDSKVKEDE, from the exons ATGGCTGAGGGTGCAGGTGAGGTTTCGCTGGGAGAAATTGAGACTTCATTCCGTAAATTTGCAGTTCATGGAGACACCAAGGCGACAGGGAAGGAGATGAACGGGAAAAACTTTGTTAAGCTGTGTAAGGACTGCAAGGTCATCGACGGAAAAAACGTCACCAGCACAGATGTGGATATCGTCTTCAGCAAAGTCAA GGCTAAGTCAGCACGTGTCATTACATTTGAGCAGTTTACTCAAGCCATGTCCGAACTGGCTCCGAAACGTTTTAAAGGGAAAAGCCAGGAGGAGGCAGTACAGAGTCTCTATGGACTCATTGCCGGAAAAGAACCTGCCAACATAGGTGTCACT AAAGCGGCAAAAGCGGCTGCTGTGGACAGGTTAACAGACAGCAGTAAGTATACTGGTTCTCATAAGGAGCGCTTTGACGCATCAGGAAAAGGAAAAGGCCGCGAGGGGAGGGAGGACATCCCGGATACCAGCGGATACGTCTCGGCATTCAAAGGCCAAGGCACCTATGACAGCAAAGTTAAGGAGGACGAATGA